A stretch of Arachis hypogaea cultivar Tifrunner chromosome 15, arahy.Tifrunner.gnm2.J5K5, whole genome shotgun sequence DNA encodes these proteins:
- the LOC112749508 gene encoding glyoxylase I 4, translating to MEIVEVGSCGALPLLSLNHVSLLCRSVWDSMRFYEDVLGFVSIKRPSSFKFNGAWLYNYGIGIHLIENPNIDEFDACMNEARPISPKDNHISFQCTDVGLVKRRIEDMGMRYVTALVEDDGGNKVEQVFFHDPDGYMIELCNCENIPIIPIISSCSFKPRTHSFIKKASPPAKCGFMENIMMESLSMDMMNFSF from the exons ATGGAGATTGTTGAAGTTGGAAGCTGTGGGGCACTTCCTCTGCTCTCATTGAACCACGTGTCTCTCTTGTGCAGATCAGTATGGGACTCTATGAGGTTCTACGAGGATGTTTTGGGTTTTGTTTCCATCAAGCGCCCTTCTTCTTTCAAGTTCAATGGAGCATG GTTGTACAATTATGGGATTGGGATACACTTGATTGAGAATCCAAACATAGACGAATTTGATGCATGCATGAATGAAGCAAGGCCTATTAGTCCCAAGGACAACCACATCTCATTCCAG TGTACGGATGTTGGACTTGTTAAGAGAAGGATAGAAGACATGGGAATGAGGTATGTGACAGCTTTGGTGGAAGATGATGGAGGGAACAAGGTGGAACAGGTGTTCTTCCATGACCCTGATGGATACATGATTGAGCTTTGCAACTGTGAGAATATCCCAATCATTCCTATTATTTCTTCATGCTCCTTCAAGCCTAGAACTCACAGCTTCATCAAGAAAGCATCACCACCTGCCAAGTGTGGATTCATGGAGAATATCATGATGGAAAGCCTGAGCATGGACATGATGAacttctccttttaa